One window from the genome of Xiphophorus hellerii strain 12219 chromosome 16, Xiphophorus_hellerii-4.1, whole genome shotgun sequence encodes:
- the LOC116734891 gene encoding polyadenylate-binding protein 8-like, which yields MRLRPLVGHSFSFHLSHICIRIMASDIGERAPKERMYIELPKKYRAVLSKFYDLDHGLFITDLDPYINEDYVAAYFKPFGCVTMCQIKNSAGSSKDRLAFVRFSTEAEADLADWAGPHFIGGTECKVRRVVSPKVEG from the exons TTCGTCCACTTGTTGGGcatagtttttctttccatttgtcTCACATCTGCATCAGGATAATGGCCTCTG ATATCGGTGAGAGAGCACCTAAAGAAAGAATGTACATAGAGCTCCCAAAGAAATACCGGGCTGTCTTGTCCAAATTCTATGATTTG GATCATGGCTTGTTCATCACAGACCTGGATCCCTATATAAATGAAGATTATGTAGCTGCCTATTTTAAACCTTTTGGATGTGTCACAATGTGCCAG atCAAGAATAGTGCCGGTTCTTCAAAGGATAGACTGGCCTTTGTGAGGTTTTCTACCGAAGCTGAAGCAGACCTAGCAGACTGGGCTGGTCCTCACTTTATAGGAGGGACAGAATGCAAAGTGAGACGGGTTGTCAGTCCAAAG GTCGAAGGCTAG